caaaaggataaatGAAAAAACAGCAGTTTCCAGTTGTGAGTGGTATAGCATCTACTTGGGGGGAGAAGAAAGTATGCCGAAGAGAACTTAGCTAGTTCATACAGAAAGAAACATAAATTGCTTCCATTTAGAGAATACAATCTGAATTCCTCCATCATTTGGCTGCTTCATGGCACCAACATTTCGCTCAATAATTGGCATAATTGGAAGCACAATAGTGGGGAttatatcatcttcatcacaaAACCATGACTTTGTCATTCCAGATTGCTAGGTATAAGGCATACACACTGCTGATATTAATGCAACTGACAACTTTAATATAAATAAGTTCAGTCTTCATCGAAGAAAATCAAGCGAAGTTATGTTTTAGCAGGTTATAAGAGTACCACTAACCATTCCTGAAGAAGAACCGGCCCACTGGTTTTCTCTCAGAAAGGTAGGCCGGAACTTGAACCTCACCATGTCATAGATAACTAAGAACTGTCACATCTACATTGTAATGAGCAAATAAATATTCTTACTAGATCCCAAACTTTCAGCAAAAGAGCATACCAATTCTTTTCCACAAATTAACAAATTGAGCAGATTGACTGCTGCCAGATGAATACACCTAAATGTAAATATCATTAgaatttattatgatttagtaAATCATCATGGGGGGGTTGAACCGCAGATAATCCATGATAAAATTGCATAAGCACTAACTggtaataataaatctaaaatccATAACCAAAAGCAAACAGAACATGCATATTCACCAGTGTAAAGGCTCCACAAGAATTCAAGCTAAATGAGTAGTGTGTTAATTCACAACTGTAAAATCTACTGCATATCTGCTCATATAATTCACAACTGATACAAGACTTGAGTTTAGAAATTCAATTGAGAGAACTTTACTCATTCAAATTGCACCTCTACATGCCTGTATTTCCTCATGAGTCGAATAATAGATGAGGTGAATTTGGCAAATACCTGGCATTCCTTGTGTGGCTTGGCTTTTGAAATaaccctaaaaataataattttcttaagATTTGGGCATCGTTTTAGCAGCTCCTCTATCCTCCTCCCTTTTCCTTCTCCTAAAAAATACGAAAAGGTATACATATACAAACAAATATCCGGTAGGGGAAAATATGTGCAGAATCGATTAGCTTCAGGTACTGTACCTGAAGGAGAATCAAATTGGATGACTTGATTCAATTTGTCTATGATTTTAGCCAAATCTTTGAGAGGaggagttgactcgaataataaATCGATCTCCTCGTGAACAGTTGCAGAATCCATTTCAATTCCCCTTGGACAAATCatcagaaacaaaaaaaaatcaatcaaaatgcaAAACAAACCCTAGTTGAATTGAACTTACAACAAAATCCAGTTGATTTGGCCTTCAAGTTGATCTGCTTCCTTTTAGATTGATTTGAGCTTGAGATTGTCGAATgaccaaaagaaaacaaaagttgAAACCGTTAGAGAAAATTTAATCTAAGAAAGGGTATTTTTGGAGGAGAAAAAAAGGGTCATTCGATGGGGAGGTTGGAATAGCCATTCGGCACCTCCTCCTTGGAACGGCTATTCGGCGATTTTTAGAATGAACCTGTAATCTCCATTCGACGTTTTGAGCATTCAGCCAACCAAACGGCTGTTTTCCTTTAAAGTTTTGAACCGTGTCGTAATGGAATAGCAATTCCATTGAACCAAACATAGTGTATATTCCTTAGATTTGATGGTTTGAAGGATGGTTTTGCTTTAAATGACAAAGCATTAacatttattaatatatgatttaGGTCTAAGAACCCCCACCCAGTGATGCCAACTTTAGGTTTACCTCGATGTCCTTTGATTTCCCTTGCTGTCTTAATGTGCACTTACGGTGATTTATTTTAGAGGAATCGTTTCTACATTCATgacctttttttcttttagctatttcatatttatatattctttccATTTTCGCTTTTACTGTCATAATCGTTAAACTATTAAAaggaatcaaattaatttttcttaataaaaaaacGGACTAAAACATTAACATTTTTAACATGACAACTTGTatagattcatgtatattttatactctctttttttcttttaaaaaaaagtatagttttataatttttctgattatttttataaattttaaattatttatttgcgTAGTATATAAAGTACATGTAAATTGACATGTcaacatcattaaaaaattaatattttagttagtattttcatttaaaaaatgatcagattaataaaatatataaatattaaaaattaaatttatttaaaaaatactaaattaaaaaaaatatatatataaaggtggagattgaaatttttttaattagatttaaTAACTAATTATCTAGTTAGCTCACATTTAATTTTTGCATTGTGGTAGGTAAGCCTTGCCCTCTCGTAGCAGTGGCCTGAGTTTAATTTGTTAAATGCCCATAGAGGTATTAATTAAAATGGGGtatattttgaagaaaaaataaattatatttttggtgAAAAAGTGAatataaaaagtagttttaataaagaTAGCTTAGAATGAAACTCATAGGATcacaaactaaaaatttaaattaccaCCCATTGCTGCTTGTTACTTTCTTCTTCAATGTAAGTTTGGTGAGTTAAaacagaaatataaaaattaagattCAAAATTAAGGTTTATAATGGGCCAACATTCATATGATTACATTTCGTGATTGAGACGAACTTTTAGTGAGCCTAAGTATTCAACGTATGAGAATCTTAACCCGCAATGCATAAATCTTTTCTAAAATGCAGGCTCCTCGATACAAGGAATGCCGCCAATCCCTCAACCAATAATCCCCTAAGGTGAATAAACAATTTGTAGTAGTCCCATTGCTATAAAAAGCATGTCTTCACGAAATAAAATATACATCTTCCACAAAATGACATAAGAATGAGATATAttttctaattattattattattattattatttggttggAAAGGGAATATCTGAGAATAAAATGATTcagaaaatctatttttttatatgcCTTTTTGGTTTTTATAGAAATGGAAAATGATATAATAAACCATATAAAATATCTTGATTTAAGATTCTTATCCTATCCAAAACAAATTTATTAGCTTCTGGTTTGATTTCAATCAAATCATTATTCTAAAtgaatttatatctttataatgaATAGTTGTGCTAATCATATGATAAATTTTGCTTAAGAAATGTTGGTCGGCGTGCTCCTAAAAGTTGAAAGGTGTGTCTAGATGGAAGTGTGTTTACTTCTGGTAAGGTTAAAAATAGTAGTGGCGTGAGATTAGTTACCGTAATTTTAAGATAAAAGATTCCATCACACTACAATCATCGCCCATCCAAAAGGGGGCCTAACTTCGTTTTTTTAGGCGGGCATGAGTAGTCATGAGACCGTGTGAATTTAGCTTATAatattctatcattttgtacaaaaaaaaatcaatacacAAGCTAGATTGTGTTCACATGAAAGTTGATACCACCAGATGATGTAGTCTAAAATcggaaatatatttttatttgactaTAAATTACATATTAGAACTTATTTGTTgcaatgtttaagaaattttattatctCTCAAGCACAATAAAACTTTCATTATTATTAGATTATAATATATCTATGATAcaagtgaaaaataaaattatgtaataaatatatttatataaaaaaaataaataaggctTTTTTTTAGCACAAAGCACAAAGCACATAGAATAATTTATAGCAATGTGAAATTAATAGACTTTTGAAGTCACTTTATCCCAACGAGAGGTTTCTCACGTCAAGTGGTCTAAATCTGAATGTTGTCATCCAATGTTGATTTCCTAGAGGAGGAATTTGATATCATCAAGTGTCGAATGAAGTTTCTATCCAAAATTGAAATGTCCTATCATAATATTCCTCCATTTCTTGCTTACATTAAGAAACCTGCAATGATTAACACCGAAGGGTCTAAGGAGTAGGAGAGCAGTTCTTAGGGTGAGAATTCGCACAAGGGCTTTGTTATTAATTCTAAAGCTATGAACTGTCGTCAGTTGAAAACCGTTAGACTCCTAGGCCATGGCAGCTCCTCCAATTACGTTTTTCTATTTGTTCTGGATGACGCATAATGAGAAAAGCCATTGTGTGGTAGTGGAAGGGATCGCTTGAGTTGAAggtaatattcttttattttgaatAGATGTACTACTGCTTGAGAACGAGCTAAGGATTGGTTAAGTCATCGCAGAGATAATTTTGATTGTCACCATAGGTGATGGGTTGGAGTTCTTaaaaataagattattttttGTTCCCCAAATGGTCCAAAGGGTGTTTTCCATTGCTGTGTAAAATTTCCTTGAGGATTCTGCTAATATATCATTTACTTGTAGCCAATTCAGAATCCATCAAGAGATGGGAATGCCATTAAAGGAGTTCGTTTGGATGGCCAAGGGGGATCCAAACCAAACGACTCTTGCAAAGAGGCAAAAGTGGAAGAGATGATCCATAGTTTCCATGTCAGCTTTGCAAAGAGAGCAAGTAGGATCATTAATCAAGAATCTTTTGTTAAGAATGTTTTTTGTAGGAAGGTTGTTCTTGCAAATTTTTCACACGAAAATGATGATCTTAAAAGGGGATTTTTTAAAACGCCAGAGATTTTTCC
This window of the Gossypium hirsutum isolate 1008001.06 chromosome A09, Gossypium_hirsutum_v2.1, whole genome shotgun sequence genome carries:
- the LOC107930253 gene encoding uncharacterized protein isoform X2 translates to MDSATVHEEIDLLFESTPPLKDLAKIIDKLNQVIQFDSPSGEGKGRRIEELLKRCPNLKKIIIFRVISKAKPHKECQMYFTIDSTFYVSFTFMLYLTLRIGGKMPREVYAVAIVGPFPIAVTNLLDLTNG
- the LOC107930253 gene encoding uncharacterized protein isoform X1, giving the protein MICPRGIEMDSATVHEEIDLLFESTPPLKDLAKIIDKLNQVIQFDSPSGEGKGRRIEELLKRCPNLKKIIIFRVISKAKPHKECQMYFTIDSTFYVSFTFMLYLTLRIGGKMPREVYAVAIVGPFPIAVTNLLDLTNG